A stretch of DNA from Lepus europaeus isolate LE1 chromosome 11, mLepTim1.pri, whole genome shotgun sequence:
AaaatcctggggggggggggtgtctccctGTGGTCTTTTCACACCCCAGGAAGCACAGCTCGGAGGGGGCCAGTCCTAttccagacccccccccccaaactgcATTTTAGCATAGTCATATCcattcaggaaaaaacaaaacagggattTCTGTGAAATTTTGCCCTTTCGAACTGCCAGGTTTCTTAGATCCCTATGctagcttaaaaagaaaaatgtaaaataaccaATCAGATGTAACTGAGGATTCCAGAATTATAAAGATGAGCACAGggactgggggggtggggtggggggtggggagcaggcacaGGCATAGTTTTTGCATTTCCTGACAACAAGCCAGAATGAGTAATAAAGACCAAGTTTAAAACAGCCAAAGAAAGACAgagctgtgcctttttttttttttttttttttttttctcttctggttAAGTCTTATGTTTGAAAGGCGGTTTTGTCCTGCTGGCTTGGGGTGATTGTCGTAAATAATGGCTTTTGTTCGGAGAATTTATCAGGATTTTCCTTGCTCAGAAACACCGAGGCGAAGGAAGGGTCTGGACGTGTCTCAGGACGGTGTGCACTCGACCTTTCTAAGAAAACTCACCCTTGGAAGTCAGACGAACTCAGGGCTTGAGTgtggtttaatttaaaaattaaaaacaaaattaaaaaaaaaaaatcaggccacTCTGCTTTTATTCCTGGAGCCGGTATTCCTCCGCTGACCTTATTAAACCCTATTATGAAATAGGTCTGAACCATTCCTTTTCAAAAATGAggggctctttaaaaaaaaaaaacaagtttagcAACTTAGTGCACTGGAGGAAAGTTAAAATGCCAAAGACCTGTGCCCAATTCCCCAGCCAAgccacacaacacagacacactgaATAATGTGTATTCCTCACCCTGGGCTCTGAGAAAAAACCAAGTGGAATTCATTGCCAGacacctgctgggggtggggggggggggaacttttcctacagatagaggagagggaaaaaggtTAAAATGCTTCTCAAAATTTGCAATTTTGATCACCTTCAGAggatagagattttaaaaaatcacttggcAAAGTCTTTAGCAACTATCATTTGGCTAGCAGAAAGCTTCAAAATTTCAACTAGCTAGCTTTTTAtccaagtagatttttttttttctttttggccttAACAGTCCTGAAAATTGCTTCTGCAAAGGAATGAGCATGAAAACAAACtggcaatgctttgttttccttaatcAAACACAAATTTGCAGATTTCTGGCCATTCTGTCACTTGGGCTTATCCCTTTAAGTTTAGTTGTGGTGTGCTTGGGTTAAATGAACCATAGAGTTAAAAAATCATTACTTGTACAAGTCTAACAATGACAACTCAGTGAAAATCTCTCCACACATGCAGATTGCCAGGGCCCCAAATTCTTCCTGAGCCTGATCAAGATTTTGaagaagggcagggagagaggaacaaACATTCTCAAGGTCATGTTCATCTTTTAacgacttaaaaaaaaaaaaaaaaaaaaacaccttaaatcTACTAAGACCTAAGAGAGAAAAGCAACTGCTCCCCAACCCTTATTTAAAAACGAaccaggggcaggtgtggggcatcTGGTTATGGAGCCagctgggatacctgcatctcacatcagagactGTTTCAAATACAGGTTaatctccttctgatccagcttcctgtggtgggtgatggctcaaaaacatgtgggagacccagctggaattcctggctcctgcctggcctagtgcgcatctggggagtgaaccagtagatggaagatctgccttctctgttgctctttcaaaaataaatgaataaaaaggtgtatttatttatttgaaaggcagagttagagagagggtgaaacagagagagagacagagagaatcttccatccgctggttcactccccaagcagctgcaacaaccagggctgggccaggctgaagccagcagcccagagctttatctgggtccccgacatgggtgcaggggcccaagccctggggccatcttctgctgcttccccaggcgcattagcagggagctgcattggaagtggagcacccgggactagcaCCAGCACACATACGgaatgcaggcgccacaggctacagctttacctgctatgtcgcagcgctggccccattaaatacatcttcaaaatgaaaatgtttcaacCCTACCAACGTTCAAGACTTCTCCAAACTGCAGGTGCAGCACAGTGAACCAGTCCGGGTCTTAATACGGGTTCACAGGCGTCTCACACATTCAATTTCCTGAATCCAATGAGCTGAAACAGACAGCAtggctctcttccctctctgtaatacATTATGGTGAGAAACTCTTTTCAGATCCAGGGAAATTATAAAGCCTTCGGCACGACAAACCccaaagaaaaatgtaaacagCATCCATTTAAAGCAGGTACTGAGTTTTTACCCAGGTGAGGCTCCCAAGCCTCCAGCACGCTAATCTGCTGTACTTTTTGAGTGGGACCATGTCCAAAATCTGTTACCATCaccaaaataatgttaaaaaaaaatgcagaagaggCAAACCGTCCTAATATAACTCCAAATGTCAATCAACAAGGCATTCTTCAAACATAAAGTCAACCATAGCCTATCATTGATGGAGGGCATAAAAAGTAGCTCCAAAAAGTTCCCCCGCAGAACTTTCCAGAAttcctctccgtctccctctccacAGGCTAGAGTTTTTTCAAGTCATGAGGACCTTGCCTGAAGAGATCTGCCTAcatacctaaaaaaaaaatgccaaatgcTGCCACTTGATTGACAAGACCTTCTCCATACATGGATGCTCTGAGCTGGGAAGGCAGACAGGAACGCTGGATTAGCAAGTGCTTCCACCTAAAAATGACGGGCAGAATTCTCATCAGACTTCCCTCAGCCTGGAGCCCTGCTGAGACAGGAAGGCTGGAGGCTGAGACAGGAAGAAGCCAAGTTACCTGTGCTGCAGGTGAGACAGAGACCCACACCCAAAGCCCACCCCAGCCACCAAGGCGTCATCCGAGCACCTTGGCGGCACCTGCCATCAAACTCGCAATGCTGCACACTTGTTTTGTCTTGAGTTCTAGGCTGCTCAAAGGAGTGATTCTGGGAGAAGTCAggagtgggtggggggaggcgcgGACGCACTGTACCACCACTGGAACACCTTCCCAGGGCCATGCAGCCTGCGAGGTCACATCTACTGAAAAGTTAGCAATAACAGCAAAAGCCATCTGAGAAACATAACATTTTAATAGATGAAATAAATACTCCAGTACATGCAAGGTAAAAACTTGACatcaggggaagaaaaaaaaatcactctatagtgtaaattaaaacataaaacacaCGCTCACAGTAGCTCCCCCCCACATCTGCAAACCGCATGGCAAAGTCAGACTTTCCACACCAAGTATACTCCTAATTCAACACGACTGCTTCAAAAAatgacatacaaaaaaaaaaaaaaggtagctacATCCACGTCTAAGGAGTGAAAACTGAGGTAACCTTTCTTTTAATTAGAAAACaccgagaaagggagagagagagagagagagagagagagagagagagagagagagagaaacgagcCCATGCCCGGCTTCCTGCCCAACAGAGAATAAAATTTAGCCAAGAAGATGGGTTGGGGGGCGACAGCGCCGGGGGTCACCCATCTTCCGTGTCCCAGGTCCTGGGCGCGGGCTCCAGGCGCGCGCGGCCTCGCCACTCGCCTTGGGGAAGGCGGCGCGGGGTGCACGGGGTTCGGGGCGCGGGGACCGCTCACCTACGATTTCTTTGGTATAAACGGACGGGGCAGAGAGTTAGATATCTTCCTTTcgtctggggggtggggtggggtgctaATTCACAGAATTGGAATTCACTGGCGGTAAAGTCCTGGGCGAAGATCTCTCCCGTAAAGCCTGAGATAGCAGGGTGCAGCCTTCAGACACGGCACACGCCGAGTTCCTCAGCCTCTCCCTGTGGTCCGACATCTTGGCGCCCCCGTCCGGGTGCTGCGCCAGATCCCTGAGGCACTGGGTCAGGAGCACGCAGGCCGACACGACGCTCATGGCGCCGCCCAGGATGGCGGTCTGCACCGCCTTGCCCTCGGCGCTCACGGCGGCCGCGCGACCCAGGAACTGCGGCTCGGTGGCGAAGCCCACCAGGGCGCTCACGGCCTGCACCAGGGGCCCGCTGAAGAGCGCGCAGCGGCTGCGCGCCAGCTCGCTGGGCGCCGCCTTGACCTCGCGCACGCACGCCAGCAGCGCCGAGGCGCTGGTGCTCATGCACTTGACGCCCAGCTTGAACTGCTCGCGGGAGAAGCGGTCCCGGGACTTGTCGCTGGCCAGGGCGCACGCGTCCGTCAGGAACTTGAGGTTGCGCGACAGGCCCTGCGACACCTCGAGCAGCAGCTGCGGGGTCATGTCGGCCAGCGGCGTGGCGCGCAGCACGGCGCAGCCCTGCTCCACCTCGTGGCGGCAGCGCGTCACGCGGTAGCGGTCCACCAGCCCCGGCTGCGCGGGCTGCGCGCCCGGCGTGGCCACGGCCGCCAGGTAGGCCGCGTGGGCCGAGCACTCGGTCAGCGACACCACCAGGTCGCCCAGCTCGGCCAGGCTGTCCCCCGCCTCGCCGAAGCGGCCCATGTTGAGCTGGCTCTGCACGTCGTGGGTGAGGATGGAGAGCCCCTTGGTGCGCGCGATGATGGTGTCCCGGCACTGCTCGAAGGACTCGGCGCCGGCGCACGACGAGGCGGCGGGACCCTCGAAGAGCACGGGCCGCGCCTCgctggacagcagcagcaggtcGGCCACCAGCTGCATCTTGCCCTTGCAGTGGTCGCACACGGACACCAGCCTCTTGCGCGGCTGCGAGcaggccccgccgccgccgccgcccgcaggAGCCGGAGAAGCCGCCGCCTCGCCACTGGGCTTGCCGGCGCTGCCGCTAGCCATCGCGCCCGGCGGGCACTGGCATGCCGCTGGGGAGCCTGCTTCCACCGCCGCGGCGCCGTCCCCGCACCATCATGCCATCCACCGCCGCGGGCGCAGGGTgctgggcggcggcggcgcgcggcgGGCCCGCGGGCCAGGGGGCGCCGGGGGCGCTCGGGGGCGCGGCGCGGGGCTGCGGCGTTCGGCCTCCCAGCCGGCTTGCAGGAGTCATGAACCGGGGCAGGGCACACTCAGAGTCCGCGCCCCTCGCCGCGGGGCTGCCAGGAAAGTCCCCTCTgctgggccgccgccgccgccgcctccgccgccgccgccttcctGGGCATGGCCCGGCCCGGCGCGGGGAAGCTGGGAgttgtctttccttccttccttcctttctttgaaaCCAAAATCCTTTCCTCGGGGAGCAGCGCGGGCGGCGGCTCCGGCGCGCTGCGTTGCGCTGTCAGCCGCCGCGGGGCCGGCGGCGCACGTGGGCTCCGGGACCCCGTCAGGCGGCGGCGCTGGCCCGCGACGGCGGCCGCGCCCGGCGCATCTCCTGCCTCCGGCCCTGGCGCAGCGGCGGCGCCGGGCGGCCGGGGCTGCAGGGCCGAGGgtgtggctggcgctgcggcggcCGCGCCGAGTCAGAGTCGGGCGGGAGCCTGCCCGGATGGCGCACAGCGGCCGCCCCGCTCGCCGGTCCGCGCGCCACGCCCGGGCGTGCCGGGCTCCGCGGCGGCCCCTTCCCGCCTGGCCGGCTCAGAGCGCGCGGCCCGGCGCCGCGGCGGCACGCCCTCCCCGACCGCGCGCCCGGCGGCCGGCCGCTGGCTGTGGGCGCAGGTCCATCTTCGTCGCCTCCTGGTCGCGGGCCCGCGGCGGCTGAGGTCTCCCGAGGCCCCGGGCCCCGCGCATCGGACGCCCCTTGCGCGCGTCTCCCCGGCGGCGCGGCCGACTCAGAAGGTCTCGGACGCGCTGCGGCCACCGGCCCGGGCTCCGGCTCCTGCCATTTTTGTCCACCGCCAACTTCCGAGCGAGAGAGGGGGCGAAACGGAAAGGAAGGGCGGGGGCCGCGGGGCCGGCACCCGCCTCCTCCCCGCGCGGCTCACCTCGGAGCGCGGCCGCCGCGGGCTTCTCCCCTGCTGTGCGCGCCTCGCCCCCGggctcgccgccgccgccaccgcctcgGCCGTAACCTCTCCGGAGCCTATAGAAATCTTTTGTGTGGCGTCACCGCCTTTCGTTTAAATCCCGCTTCCTCCTCTCGCCCTTCCTCCCGCCCCCTCCGCCGCCGCTCCCGGATGCTTGCGCGAAGCGCTGCTCCTCCCCCGGGAAGCTGGGTGGCTGCGGGtggacgccgccgccgccctgcGCGCCCGCCCCGGCTGCGGGGCCGGTGGTCCCTGGCCTATCCCGTGCTCCTGCCCGGCTTCGCCCCCGCGGCTGCGGGGGGCAGCCCCGCCTCGGGTCGAGGGGGTCTCtgcgcacccgcgtgggaggtcGGGGCGCAGCAGCCGCTCGGCCTTACGTAAGCGCTCGGCCGGTCGGCCGGGGGGCTCCGCGCCTGCTCCCCGCCCCAGCCAGCGAGTCTCAAAGGGGGGACCTGTTTCCAGGGCAGGACGCTGGGCCAGCCTCGCCTGGGGACTCGCTGGGGTCCGAGCACCCTCTCGCAGCGCTTGCCCTGGCCTTTGTTGTGGCGGCTCCTCTTCCTCCGCGgggttctggccggcgctgcggggcagagcgagagggagagccCGGGATCGCGAGTCCCGAGAGAGGGGCCCCTTGctcgccgcccccgccgccacgCCTCGCCCTCGGACTGCATGGGCCGGGTGCAGTTCCAGCGCCGGCCTTGCACCAGCCTGCCTGGGGCCCATCCTAACCTGATTATTGAGGGACTGCGACCTAGCGCGGGTTCTGCCTCCCACGTTGTCCCACCGCTGGGCACCGCCCGCTTGAGGACTGTCTGCGGAGCCAGGCTCCCTCTGGGGAAGGAATAGGGGCCCTGAGCGGAACCGATgcctcacccccacctcctgggCGTTATCAGGACCCTGTGCGTCCGGAAGTAGTTGTAACACCTGGGCTTCCTCCCAGCCCGGGCCCCTGAGGCTGgcaggcagtgctgggccaggctgcgtTAATGGTTAACGGTCgtgtgtccccctccccccccccccaatgcaggccgccttttattttttttctttccttttttccttagcCAGTTACAAATGTTAACTTCCAGGTAGGAGGAGGTTGCTGTTGGTCCTCCGGGCGCAGCTCCGAGAGGAAGCTGTTAATACATCCAGGGGCAGCAGGTACAAGGCCGGCTGCAGAGTTAGTGGCCTGCCTTACACCTGACAATGCCCTTAGCTGGCTTTCCGGGCCTAGATGAGCCTGCTCACTTTGCAATCAGAGGTCAATGAAGCTGAAGACTAACCCAGCAGAAATTCCGTAGCACTAATCCCCTATTTTTTCTACGAGGGAAAAAAACGGTGGAATAAATTTAGCTCTTTCCATGGTAACCCAGGAATAGCACCTTAGTCCCAAGCTCCAGAAACTTAGGAGACAGAAGTCAAAATCTCTGTGTCTAGTTTAGGTCATTGGGGTataagttcacacacacacacacacacacagccacagccacttGGTGCTTCTGGGGTCCtatttgctgctgctgctacttttttttttttttttaagatttattttatttatttgaaagagttacagagagaggtagagacaggtcttccatccaatggctgcaacggcttgagttgtgatctgaagccaggagcttcctccgggtctcccacgtgggtgcaggggcccaagcacttgggccatcttctactgctttctcaagccatagcagagagcgggatccaaagaggagcagccgggactcgaaccggcacccatctgggatgcagcgcttcaggccagggctttaacccgctgtgccacagcgccggctccagctgctgctctttTGTTGCTGCACTAATGCTAACCATGGATGATCCCACTCTGTTCAGTAATTGTGGTTTAGCATAGAAAGTGGATAGTCTTTGGGGtccttcctgcttcctttttTATTGGGGCACCTCCTCCTACACCCTCCCTTCCAGGTAGTGTTGCTGCCTTCCTGTCAGCCCAACTCTCTGCCATTGTTCATTCAATCCACAgaccctgtgcacctgccaggcaCCAAGGGTACATAATCAGTAGTTAACAGCAGGTCCCGACCTCCGGGTAAGAGAGTCCAGGGAAGGCAACAGCTTTACAAACCAGTAATCCCCAGCTCACCATTGCTACAACGAGCGCATAAAGAAACTAGCAGAGAGGAGTAAGCTTACCAAATATTCAGGGTGCAGCCAGTGTCATGTGATTCCTTCTGGCCAGTGAGATGAAGTATAGCCAAGATAGGCCGGGCCATGTGATCCCTTCTGACCAATGAAATCAAGCGTAGCCGAGATGGGCCTGGTCATGTGATTCCCTTTGACCAATGAAATGAAGTGTTGCCCAGGTAGGCATTTCCGGGAGGTCAAAGCAACCGGAAGCCAGCTTGCAGCTTGCCACAGCCTCGCACCTTGTCGGAAGTGCCTTGCAGATTGCTCCAGTTGGTGAGCCCAGGTAACTGCCCGGAGCATTCTCGAGCCGCATTCGAGGTG
This window harbors:
- the TLNRD1 gene encoding talin rod domain-containing protein 1, whose translation is MASGSAGKPSGEAAASPAPAGGGGGGACSQPRKRLVSVCDHCKGKMQLVADLLLLSSEARPVLFEGPAASSCAGAESFEQCRDTIIARTKGLSILTHDVQSQLNMGRFGEAGDSLAELGDLVVSLTECSAHAAYLAAVATPGAQPAQPGLVDRYRVTRCRHEVEQGCAVLRATPLADMTPQLLLEVSQGLSRNLKFLTDACALASDKSRDRFSREQFKLGVKCMSTSASALLACVREVKAAPSELARSRCALFSGPLVQAVSALVGFATEPQFLGRAAAVSAEGKAVQTAILGGAMSVVSACVLLTQCLRDLAQHPDGGAKMSDHRERLRNSACAVSEGCTLLSQALRERSSPRTLPPVNSNSVN